In the genome of Myxococcus stipitatus, one region contains:
- a CDS encoding PHP domain-containing protein — protein sequence MIDLHSHTTASDGQYSPTELLARAAAAGVTVLSVTDHDTVAGLEEARVAAQERGVELVPGIEISAFVLGREVHILGHFVRPEDEDLARFAQRLRGEREQRMEAMVAKMQHLGFPVRMEHVRAVAGDAQLGRPHLARVLVDQGWAIDMKAAFDRFLGTRGMAWVERFKLDGADAIRLIRKAGGTATLAHPGSSKVERMELRELAKAGLAGLEVLHADHNPLSRQKYLTLSKEFDLVPTAGSDFHGEAVSAEHRLGSAAMPPELFAKLKARAMN from the coding sequence GTGATTGACCTGCACTCACACACCACCGCCAGCGATGGTCAGTACTCGCCCACCGAGCTGCTCGCACGCGCCGCCGCCGCGGGTGTGACGGTGCTCTCGGTGACGGACCACGACACGGTGGCGGGACTTGAGGAGGCCCGCGTCGCCGCGCAGGAGCGAGGCGTGGAGCTGGTGCCCGGCATCGAAATCTCCGCCTTCGTGCTGGGGCGCGAGGTGCACATCCTGGGGCACTTCGTGCGGCCCGAGGACGAGGACCTCGCGCGCTTCGCCCAGCGCCTGCGCGGTGAGCGAGAGCAGCGCATGGAGGCGATGGTCGCGAAGATGCAGCACCTGGGCTTCCCCGTGCGGATGGAGCACGTGCGAGCCGTCGCGGGAGATGCGCAGCTGGGCAGGCCCCACCTGGCGCGAGTGCTCGTGGACCAGGGCTGGGCCATCGACATGAAAGCCGCGTTCGACCGCTTCCTGGGGACGCGAGGCATGGCCTGGGTGGAGCGCTTCAAGCTGGATGGCGCGGACGCGATTCGACTCATCCGCAAGGCGGGAGGCACCGCCACGCTGGCCCACCCGGGCTCGTCGAAGGTGGAGCGGATGGAGCTGCGGGAGCTGGCGAAGGCGGGCCTCGCGGGCCTGGAGGTCCTGCACGCGGACCACAACCCGCTCTCGCGGCAGAAGTACCTGACACTGTCGAAGGAGTTCGACCTGGTGCCCACCGCGGGCAGCGACTTCCATGGCGAGGCCGTCTCCGCGGAACACCGCCTGGGCTCCGCCGCGATGCCTCCCGAGCTGTTCGCGAAGCTGAAGGCTCGCGCGATGAACTGA
- a CDS encoding OsmC family protein, whose translation MSQQPPPATGVVMTLVSHPQFKTQLSHGPSGSGFATEAPRDNGGTGGSFSPTDLVGAALMSCAVTTMHLFASREGISLGEIRARVEKRMTPPPRRIGELVLDIQMPAGLSAENRARLEQVGRECPVARSLHPDVKLPVTFSYPD comes from the coding sequence ATGAGCCAGCAACCGCCCCCCGCCACCGGCGTGGTGATGACCCTGGTCAGCCACCCCCAGTTCAAGACGCAGCTGTCCCACGGGCCCTCCGGCTCGGGCTTCGCGACGGAGGCTCCGCGAGACAACGGCGGCACCGGCGGCAGCTTCTCGCCCACGGACCTGGTGGGCGCGGCGCTGATGTCCTGCGCGGTGACGACGATGCACCTGTTCGCCTCGCGCGAGGGCATCTCCCTGGGGGAGATTCGCGCCCGCGTGGAGAAGCGCATGACGCCGCCGCCGCGCCGCATCGGCGAGCTGGTGCTCGACATCCAGATGCCCGCGGGCCTCTCCGCCGAGAACCGCGCCCGCCTGGAGCAGGTGGGCCGCGAGTGTCCGGTGGCGCGCAGCCTCCACCCCGACGTGAAGCTGCCCGTGACGTTCAGCTACCCGGACTGA
- a CDS encoding NADH-quinone oxidoreductase subunit A, protein MTPSPLSPYLPLAVVLLLAGIMGVAIPFITSLLGPKRPSAIKSTSFEAGSESSGPARQRFAVKFYVVALLFIVFDVEAVFMYPWAVNFQALGWFGFMEMLVFAVTLVVGLIYVWKKGALDWES, encoded by the coding sequence ATGACTCCCTCTCCCCTCTCGCCCTACCTGCCCCTGGCGGTGGTGCTGCTGTTGGCCGGCATCATGGGCGTCGCGATCCCATTCATCACCTCGCTGCTGGGACCCAAGCGCCCGAGCGCCATCAAGTCCACCAGCTTCGAGGCCGGCTCCGAGTCCAGCGGCCCGGCGCGCCAGCGCTTCGCGGTGAAGTTCTACGTCGTCGCGCTGCTGTTCATCGTGTTCGACGTCGAAGCCGTGTTCATGTACCCGTGGGCGGTGAACTTCCAGGCGCTCGGTTGGTTCGGGTTCATGGAGATGCTGGTCTTCGCGGTGACCCTCGTGGTGGGCCTCATCTACGTGTGGAAGAAGGGCGCCCTGGATTGGGAGAGCTGA
- a CDS encoding deoxyhypusine synthase family protein, with product MAKTPSNPKKSLRAAYSGARKADPRPITGKEKPAELLAHAFSAYVGRQERTAFELMCQSMEQDASIFLTLSGAMTPAGLHQSCLIPLIEKGVISAITTTGANLYHDAHRIIGHAIREVNPNAGDLQYRLARIIRIYDLGFWEEALLDTDRLFSAIIRQPEFQKKMTTPEFHYLLGKAIHGIEKQLGVKQPSLLSTCYKHAVPIWVGAVQDGSIFLNIVKLKRLLGPEFKFELDINDDVYSMAAMQHFCRHNGSKRLAIWILGGGVPKNYTLQGEPLLDQILNVPTAGFDIDLQFCVDPVDNGALSSCPAGEGHTWGKVSVEAVETGSVYVHCDVTAVFPWLTHALLNDPKNKRKPMRLMDRLPEAVKFLDADVQKRRKSLMKTLDWSVGDAEPSTSKDAAKHDTYVR from the coding sequence ATGGCCAAGACCCCCTCGAACCCGAAGAAGTCCCTGCGCGCCGCGTACTCCGGTGCGCGCAAGGCGGACCCTCGTCCCATCACCGGCAAGGAGAAGCCGGCGGAGCTGCTGGCCCACGCCTTCAGCGCCTACGTGGGACGTCAGGAGCGCACGGCGTTCGAGCTCATGTGCCAGTCGATGGAGCAGGACGCGTCCATCTTCCTCACGCTGTCGGGCGCCATGACGCCGGCGGGCCTCCACCAGAGCTGTCTCATCCCGCTCATCGAGAAGGGCGTCATCTCCGCCATCACCACGACGGGTGCCAACCTCTACCACGACGCCCACCGCATCATCGGCCACGCCATCCGCGAGGTGAACCCCAACGCGGGTGACCTCCAGTACCGCCTGGCGCGCATCATCCGCATCTACGACCTGGGCTTCTGGGAGGAGGCGCTGCTCGACACCGACCGCCTCTTCTCCGCCATCATCCGGCAGCCCGAGTTCCAGAAGAAGATGACCACGCCGGAGTTCCACTACCTGCTCGGCAAGGCCATCCACGGCATCGAGAAGCAGCTCGGCGTGAAGCAGCCCTCGCTGCTCTCCACCTGCTACAAGCACGCGGTGCCCATCTGGGTGGGCGCCGTGCAGGACGGCTCCATCTTCCTCAACATCGTCAAGCTCAAGCGCCTGCTCGGCCCCGAGTTCAAGTTCGAGCTCGACATCAACGACGACGTCTACTCCATGGCCGCGATGCAGCACTTCTGCCGTCACAACGGCAGCAAGCGGCTGGCCATCTGGATTCTCGGCGGCGGCGTGCCCAAGAACTACACGCTCCAGGGCGAGCCGCTGCTCGACCAGATCCTCAACGTCCCCACGGCGGGCTTCGACATCGACCTGCAGTTCTGCGTGGACCCGGTGGACAACGGCGCGCTGTCCAGCTGCCCCGCGGGCGAGGGCCACACCTGGGGCAAGGTCTCCGTGGAGGCCGTGGAGACGGGCTCGGTGTACGTGCACTGTGACGTGACGGCCGTGTTCCCCTGGCTCACGCACGCGCTGCTCAACGACCCCAAGAACAAGCGCAAGCCCATGCGGCTGATGGACCGGCTGCCCGAGGCCGTGAAGTTCCTGGACGCCGACGTGCAGAAGCGCCGCAAGTCGCTGATGAAGACGCTGGACTGGAGCGTGGGAGACGCCGAGCCTTCCACGTCCAAGGACGCGGCGAAGCACGACACCTACGTCCGCTGA
- a CDS encoding Rrf2 family transcriptional regulator yields MPQHPLQISRKIEYGLRAMTFLASQPLERMVPFREIARRMDVPEDFLAKILKVLVSRKLVRSTRGAHGGYALARPARELTFLDVIEAVEGPVIVNVCQDTQHDGCKATGSCTMYGVWKLGQQRMLDVYRSTTLDRLAMTELRGAPEGGSPALSARV; encoded by the coding sequence ATGCCGCAGCACCCACTCCAAATCTCCCGGAAGATTGAGTACGGGTTGCGGGCCATGACGTTCCTTGCCTCGCAGCCGCTCGAGCGCATGGTCCCCTTCCGGGAGATTGCCCGGCGCATGGATGTACCGGAGGACTTCCTCGCGAAGATTCTCAAGGTGCTCGTCTCCCGAAAGCTGGTCCGCTCCACCCGGGGCGCCCATGGTGGCTACGCCCTGGCCCGTCCCGCCCGCGAGCTGACCTTCCTGGATGTCATCGAGGCCGTCGAGGGTCCTGTCATCGTCAACGTCTGCCAGGACACGCAGCACGACGGCTGCAAGGCCACCGGGAGCTGCACCATGTACGGCGTGTGGAAGCTGGGCCAGCAGCGGATGCTGGATGTGTACCGCTCCACCACGCTGGACCGGCTGGCCATGACGGAGCTGCGAGGCGCACCGGAGGGCGGCTCGCCAGCCCTCTCCGCGCGTGTCTAG
- a CDS encoding amphi-Trp domain-containing protein, with protein sequence MAKRAQRDIEKTYPRQQFVAKLRRLADALESGKAFNIQVAGERLHVPADAHFSVEHEREGKIEELELQVRWTRE encoded by the coding sequence ATGGCCAAGCGAGCTCAGAGAGACATCGAGAAGACCTACCCCCGCCAGCAGTTCGTCGCGAAGCTGCGCCGGCTGGCGGATGCGCTGGAGAGCGGCAAGGCGTTCAACATCCAGGTCGCGGGAGAGCGCCTGCACGTGCCCGCCGACGCGCACTTCAGCGTCGAGCACGAGCGCGAAGGCAAGATCGAGGAGCTGGAACTCCAGGTCCGTTGGACGCGCGAGTAG
- the clpX gene encoding ATP-dependent Clp protease ATP-binding subunit ClpX, with amino-acid sequence MEPSARREEAPLTPREIYERLDRYVIGQDAAKRAVAIAAHNHLKRVQARRVRRQSLIKKSNILLIGPTGSGKTHIARNLAEILHVPFTTVDATEYTEAGYYGKDVEVMISDLLLKANHSVEDTQRGIIFVDEVDKIARRSQGARNGAGSRDIGGEGVQQGLLKLLEGREVYVPLNVTQAWNKSDFVQVDTRDILFICAGTFSDLHDAGDESSRPLGFGADATARLQRRISTRQLVEFGMLAEFLGRLPVVVQLELLGEPELMRVLTEPPDSIVREFHELLAMDDLELDFDDAALREVVHYSVSRGLGARGLRSILEHVMADVMFEAPEHRKRHLRVDADYVRARLKGLDAVQLNV; translated from the coding sequence ATGGAGCCGTCCGCACGCAGGGAAGAAGCGCCGCTGACCCCTCGGGAAATCTATGAGCGGCTGGACCGCTACGTCATCGGCCAGGACGCCGCGAAGCGCGCGGTGGCCATCGCCGCCCACAACCACCTCAAGCGGGTCCAGGCCCGCAGGGTGCGGCGGCAGTCGCTCATCAAGAAGTCCAACATCCTGCTCATCGGCCCCACCGGGAGCGGCAAGACGCACATCGCCCGCAACCTGGCGGAGATCCTCCACGTGCCGTTCACCACCGTGGACGCCACCGAGTACACGGAGGCGGGCTACTACGGGAAGGACGTGGAGGTGATGATCTCCGACCTGCTCCTCAAGGCGAACCACTCCGTCGAGGACACGCAGCGGGGCATCATCTTCGTGGACGAGGTGGACAAGATCGCCCGCCGCTCGCAGGGGGCCCGCAACGGTGCGGGCAGCCGCGACATCGGCGGGGAAGGTGTCCAGCAGGGCCTGCTCAAGCTCCTGGAGGGGCGCGAGGTCTACGTGCCGCTCAACGTCACCCAGGCGTGGAACAAGAGCGACTTCGTGCAGGTGGACACGCGCGACATCCTCTTCATCTGCGCGGGGACCTTCAGCGACCTGCACGACGCGGGCGACGAGTCCAGCCGGCCGCTGGGCTTTGGCGCGGATGCCACGGCCCGCTTGCAGAGGCGCATCAGCACCCGGCAGCTGGTGGAGTTCGGGATGCTGGCGGAGTTCCTCGGGCGCCTGCCCGTGGTGGTGCAGCTGGAGCTCCTGGGGGAGCCGGAGCTGATGCGCGTCCTGACGGAGCCGCCAGACTCCATCGTCCGGGAGTTTCATGAGCTGCTGGCCATGGATGACCTGGAGCTGGACTTCGATGACGCGGCCCTCCGCGAGGTGGTGCACTACTCGGTGTCTCGCGGGCTGGGGGCTCGCGGGCTGCGCTCCATCCTGGAGCACGTCATGGCGGATGTCATGTTCGAGGCGCCCGAACACCGCAAGCGGCATCTTCGCGTGGACGCGGACTACGTGCGTGCTCGGCTGAAGGGGCTGGATGCCGTGCAGCTCAACGTGTGA
- a CDS encoding methyl-accepting chemotaxis protein, with protein MWGRLGLRVQVAIAVLVPCLAVMGLCIWSFSVRQHEVSLELLRKRAHVLGTLVSNHPAARGWDGGEASQGRLEEMLAQLEAKDSLGGGFTVHYQGLLGADGRPVYESAARLPEHARGSAVVMREGCMASLVAMREVLVRCASGERTYVAGLGLDEAAASVTDLKGSVLVGLVGALVLGLLLAALIARTIIEPVAQVTDVVRDVSRGDVSRVELEVPTTGELRLMAQSFNQMLGTLRITVLELVSRTEQLSGASRGLMGASADQEHVISQQAAYAQQIAATFEELSRTAEQISSSTEVVESSARRTHEAVAEAMAVVAQVVAGINDIRTESKGVADAIVGLNQDLQQVSKIAHVINQVAERSDLLALNAALEGTKAGEVGRGFSLVAAEMRKLAENVSASARDIGRIVEKVQDSGEEAASKARVGMATSDRGVEVAEQASSVFQRIVELARGTSEAARQITIATRQQRQSSEQAVQGARNVAELVKQGVDATGRTTRIAQDLQAVAEGLTAVTSRFRTTRSS; from the coding sequence ATGTGGGGGCGGCTCGGCTTGCGGGTGCAGGTGGCCATCGCGGTGCTCGTCCCGTGCCTGGCGGTGATGGGCCTGTGCATCTGGAGCTTCTCGGTGCGGCAGCACGAGGTGTCCCTGGAGCTCCTCCGCAAGCGCGCCCACGTCCTGGGGACACTGGTGTCCAACCACCCCGCGGCCCGGGGGTGGGATGGCGGTGAGGCCTCCCAGGGACGGCTCGAGGAGATGCTCGCGCAGCTGGAGGCCAAGGACTCGCTGGGCGGCGGCTTCACGGTGCACTACCAGGGGCTGCTCGGGGCGGACGGGCGTCCGGTGTACGAGTCCGCGGCGCGGCTTCCGGAGCATGCGCGGGGGAGCGCGGTCGTGATGCGCGAGGGGTGCATGGCGTCGCTCGTGGCCATGCGCGAGGTGCTGGTGCGGTGCGCGAGTGGCGAGCGGACGTATGTGGCGGGGCTGGGCCTGGATGAGGCGGCGGCCTCCGTCACGGACTTGAAGGGCTCCGTGCTCGTGGGGTTGGTCGGCGCGCTGGTGTTGGGGTTGCTCCTGGCGGCGCTCATCGCTCGGACCATCATCGAGCCCGTCGCGCAGGTGACGGACGTGGTGCGGGACGTGTCTCGTGGGGATGTGTCCCGCGTGGAGCTGGAGGTGCCCACCACGGGGGAGCTGCGGTTGATGGCGCAGTCCTTCAACCAGATGCTCGGTACGTTGCGCATCACCGTGTTGGAGCTGGTGTCGCGCACGGAGCAGCTCTCGGGGGCCTCGCGTGGGCTCATGGGGGCGTCCGCGGACCAGGAGCACGTCATCAGCCAGCAGGCGGCGTACGCGCAGCAGATCGCCGCGACGTTCGAGGAGCTGAGCCGCACGGCCGAGCAGATCTCCAGCTCCACGGAGGTGGTGGAGTCGAGTGCCCGCCGCACGCACGAGGCGGTGGCCGAGGCGATGGCGGTGGTGGCGCAGGTGGTCGCGGGCATCAACGACATCCGCACCGAGTCGAAGGGCGTGGCGGATGCCATCGTCGGTTTGAATCAGGACCTGCAGCAGGTGTCGAAGATCGCCCACGTCATCAACCAGGTGGCGGAGCGCTCGGATTTGCTCGCGCTCAACGCGGCGCTGGAGGGCACGAAGGCGGGCGAGGTGGGGCGAGGCTTCTCGTTGGTCGCGGCGGAGATGCGCAAGCTGGCGGAGAACGTCTCCGCCTCCGCGCGGGACATCGGCCGCATCGTCGAGAAGGTCCAGGACTCCGGCGAGGAGGCCGCGTCCAAGGCGCGCGTGGGCATGGCCACGAGCGACCGGGGTGTCGAGGTGGCGGAGCAGGCGTCCTCGGTGTTCCAGCGCATCGTGGAGCTGGCGCGAGGAACGAGCGAGGCCGCGCGGCAGATCACCATCGCCACGCGGCAGCAGCGACAGTCGAGCGAGCAGGCGGTGCAGGGGGCTCGCAATGTCGCGGAGCTGGTGAAGCAGGGGGTGGACGCGACGGGCAGGACGACGCGAATCGCGCAGGACCTCCAGGCGGTGGCCGAGGGGCTCACCGCCGTCACCAGTCGTTTCAGGACGACGCGGAGCAGCTAG
- a CDS encoding pyridoxal phosphate-dependent decarboxylase family protein, producing MSSLELSPAHFRRLADRVSTLAEEWLEELDTRRIAPDITGAASEAMFSEGLPEQGLGDASLEALKPLMAGTRAGNARFLAYVFGSGEPVGVLGDYVASVVNQNVTAWRSAPTVVSLERSVVRSLANAVGCPGFTGSFTGGGSSANMMGLAMAREALAPANEDGAPSGVMYASAEVHMSIPKAVALLGLGRKNLRLIPTDAQWRMRPDALVKAIEEDRAAGRRPIAVIATAGTVNTGAVDPLRDIARIAREYGLWMHVDGAYGALAAMAHPEMFEGLGEADSLSMDAHKWLYQPADCGVLLFRDAKAARRAFSFTGDYARSLTTDAVEGFAFFDESMELSRRARALKVWLSVRFHGLAAFRESIRRDVANAKQLEGLVRETPALELLAPATLSAVCFRYRAGLEDARLDDFNTRLLARINRRGRVYISNATLEGRFSLRACFVNHRTTPEDVATVVREVLAAAEELKAL from the coding sequence ATGAGCTCGCTCGAACTGTCCCCCGCGCATTTCCGTCGCCTCGCCGACCGGGTCTCCACACTCGCTGAAGAGTGGCTCGAAGAGCTCGACACCCGGCGCATCGCCCCCGACATCACTGGCGCCGCTTCGGAGGCGATGTTCTCCGAGGGCCTCCCTGAACAGGGCCTCGGCGATGCCTCGCTGGAGGCCCTCAAGCCCCTCATGGCGGGAACCCGCGCGGGCAATGCGAGGTTCCTCGCATACGTCTTCGGCTCGGGTGAGCCCGTGGGCGTGCTCGGCGACTACGTGGCCAGCGTCGTCAACCAGAACGTCACTGCGTGGCGCTCAGCCCCCACGGTCGTGAGCCTGGAGCGCTCCGTGGTGCGGAGCCTGGCGAACGCCGTGGGCTGCCCTGGCTTCACCGGGAGCTTCACGGGCGGCGGCTCGTCCGCGAACATGATGGGGCTGGCCATGGCCCGCGAGGCGCTCGCGCCGGCCAACGAGGACGGTGCCCCCTCCGGTGTGATGTACGCCTCGGCCGAGGTCCACATGTCCATCCCCAAGGCGGTGGCGCTCCTGGGCCTGGGCCGGAAGAACCTGCGGTTGATTCCCACCGATGCGCAGTGGCGGATGCGTCCCGATGCATTGGTGAAGGCCATCGAGGAGGACCGGGCCGCGGGCCGTCGTCCCATCGCGGTGATTGCGACCGCGGGCACGGTGAACACAGGTGCGGTCGACCCGCTTCGGGACATCGCTCGCATCGCTCGCGAGTACGGCCTGTGGATGCACGTGGATGGTGCGTATGGCGCGCTCGCGGCGATGGCCCACCCCGAGATGTTCGAGGGACTGGGCGAGGCCGACTCGCTCTCCATGGACGCGCACAAGTGGCTCTACCAGCCCGCGGACTGCGGCGTGCTCCTGTTCCGCGACGCGAAGGCGGCTCGTCGCGCGTTCTCCTTCACCGGGGACTACGCCCGCTCGCTGACGACGGACGCGGTGGAGGGCTTCGCCTTCTTCGACGAGTCGATGGAGCTGTCACGTCGCGCCCGTGCCCTCAAGGTCTGGCTCTCCGTGCGCTTCCACGGGCTCGCCGCGTTCCGGGAGTCCATCCGCCGTGATGTGGCGAACGCGAAGCAACTGGAAGGACTCGTGCGCGAGACACCGGCGCTGGAGTTGCTGGCGCCCGCCACGCTCAGCGCAGTGTGCTTCCGCTACCGCGCGGGACTCGAGGATGCACGGCTCGACGACTTCAACACGAGGCTGCTCGCGCGCATCAACCGACGAGGCCGCGTGTACATCTCCAACGCGACGCTGGAGGGGCGCTTCTCGTTGCGCGCCTGCTTCGTGAATCACCGCACCACGCCCGAGGACGTAGCCACCGTCGTGCGCGAGGTCCTCGCCGCGGCCGAGGAACTCAAGGCCCTGTAG
- the speA gene encoding biosynthetic arginine decarboxylase encodes MPANAPPHRWTLADAHELYGIRNWGSPYFGINDKGHVCVHPDGPQAPSMDLKDLVDEVRRRGIGLPLLLRFTDVLRHRVVHLNEAFRKAMTDQGFKGGYRGVYPIKVNQHRYVVETIIEAGKGYNYGLEAGSKPELMAVMALLENEDALVICNGYKDEEYIETALFYSRLGRNVILVVEKPSELPLIAEVARRTGITPRLGMRVKLSTRGAGKWEASGGDRSKFGLSSSELMGCIGFMKDTGLLPAFELLHFHLGSQISNIRNVKNALREVGCFYVEVARQGAPLKYLDVGGGLGVDYDGSQTNFASSMNYTTEEYANDVVFGVMEACDRAGVPHPTLVSESGRAVVAHHAVLVVDVLGTSEFDPVSVPDKVDDKAPSVVRNLLATYREVTNKNLLEAWHDAQDAKEESLTLFSLGHLSLEQRVAAENIYWATCHKIMRIAREAGEMPEELESLEKSLSDTYFCNFSVFQSLPDSWAIDQLFPMMPIHRLAEKPTRRATLADITCDSDGKIEHFIDKREVKDALELHALNDDDYYVGIFLVGAYQEILGDLHNLFGDTHTVQVSLAPNGGYLIDHVVAGDTVTEVLNYVSYNKDDLVARLRKFTEMALRQGRISLDESRTLLRMYEDGLSGYTYLERGVDATFTGSASQLKLLPQPDATRPPVVPSGT; translated from the coding sequence ATGCCCGCTAACGCCCCTCCGCACCGCTGGACCCTCGCTGACGCGCATGAGCTCTATGGAATCCGGAACTGGGGCTCGCCCTACTTCGGAATCAATGACAAGGGCCACGTCTGCGTCCACCCGGACGGGCCCCAGGCCCCCAGCATGGACCTCAAGGACCTGGTGGACGAAGTCCGCCGCCGGGGAATTGGCCTGCCGCTGCTCCTGCGCTTCACGGACGTGCTGCGCCACCGCGTGGTGCACCTGAATGAAGCCTTCCGCAAGGCGATGACCGACCAGGGCTTCAAGGGCGGCTATCGGGGCGTCTACCCCATCAAGGTGAACCAGCACCGCTACGTGGTGGAGACCATCATCGAGGCGGGCAAGGGCTACAACTACGGCCTGGAGGCCGGCAGCAAGCCCGAGCTGATGGCGGTGATGGCCCTGTTGGAGAACGAGGACGCGCTCGTCATCTGCAACGGCTACAAGGACGAGGAGTACATCGAGACGGCCCTCTTCTACTCGCGCCTGGGCCGCAACGTCATCCTCGTGGTGGAGAAGCCCAGCGAGCTGCCCCTCATCGCCGAGGTGGCGCGCCGCACCGGCATCACCCCGCGCCTGGGCATGCGCGTGAAGCTGTCCACGCGTGGCGCCGGCAAGTGGGAGGCCAGCGGTGGAGACCGCTCCAAGTTCGGCCTGTCCTCGTCGGAGCTGATGGGCTGCATCGGCTTCATGAAGGACACGGGCCTGCTGCCCGCGTTCGAGCTGCTGCACTTCCACCTGGGAAGCCAGATCTCCAACATCCGCAACGTGAAGAACGCGCTGCGCGAGGTGGGCTGCTTCTACGTGGAGGTCGCACGGCAGGGCGCGCCGCTGAAGTACCTGGATGTCGGCGGCGGCCTGGGCGTGGACTACGACGGCTCGCAGACGAACTTCGCCTCGTCGATGAACTACACGACGGAGGAGTACGCCAACGACGTGGTGTTCGGCGTCATGGAGGCGTGTGATCGCGCGGGCGTGCCCCACCCCACGCTGGTCTCCGAGTCCGGCCGCGCCGTCGTCGCGCACCACGCGGTGCTGGTGGTGGACGTGCTGGGCACCAGCGAGTTCGACCCGGTGAGCGTGCCGGACAAGGTGGACGACAAGGCGCCCTCCGTGGTGCGCAACCTGTTGGCCACCTACCGCGAGGTGACGAACAAGAACCTCCTGGAGGCGTGGCACGACGCGCAGGACGCCAAGGAGGAGAGCCTCACGCTCTTCTCGCTGGGCCACCTGTCGCTCGAGCAGCGCGTGGCGGCGGAGAACATCTACTGGGCCACCTGCCACAAGATCATGCGCATCGCGCGTGAGGCGGGCGAGATGCCGGAGGAGCTGGAGTCGCTGGAGAAGTCGCTGAGCGACACCTACTTCTGCAACTTCTCGGTGTTCCAGTCGCTGCCGGACTCGTGGGCCATCGACCAGCTGTTCCCGATGATGCCCATCCACCGGCTCGCGGAGAAGCCCACGCGTCGCGCGACGCTGGCGGACATCACCTGCGACTCGGACGGGAAGATCGAGCACTTCATCGACAAGCGCGAGGTGAAGGACGCGCTGGAGCTGCACGCGCTCAACGATGACGACTACTACGTGGGCATCTTCCTGGTCGGCGCGTACCAGGAGATCCTCGGCGACCTGCACAACCTCTTCGGAGACACGCACACCGTGCAGGTGTCGCTGGCGCCCAACGGCGGCTACCTCATCGACCACGTGGTGGCCGGTGACACCGTGACGGAAGTCCTCAACTACGTCAGCTACAACAAGGACGACCTCGTCGCCCGGCTGCGCAAGTTCACCGAGATGGCCCTGCGCCAGGGCCGCATCTCCCTGGACGAGTCGCGCACCCTCCTGCGCATGTACGAGGACGGCCTGTCCGGTTACACGTACCTGGAGCGCGGCGTGGACGCGACCTTCACCGGAAGCGCCAGCCAGCTGAAGCTCCTGCCCCAGCCGGACGCGACGCGCCCGCCCGTGGTTCCGTCGGGCACGTAG
- a CDS encoding CvpA family protein, whose product MVIDLIILGMVLFFGLIGAFTGASRQVANWVGLALGYFTSRKLGPLVAPHMAEALDGPLLVGLVAGTVLLFVGVWLSVRYALGSLLQRFLATGKDNQDRSVDRLLGFLLGAGKTAAFAWLALSALAFFEQHVIVAGRRLGVSPHDSLAAQAARRFNLFEMTQFAPMDDMVQVAKAAGDPERAAQLKNDPAYKALRKDPRFQRLLQDDKVKQALARGDTAALLRNDLVLQLIQDPDVAARLGAAARASERHDDVTR is encoded by the coding sequence ATGGTCATCGACCTCATCATCCTGGGCATGGTGCTGTTCTTCGGCCTCATCGGAGCCTTCACCGGAGCGTCGCGCCAGGTGGCCAACTGGGTGGGCCTGGCGCTGGGATACTTCACCTCCCGCAAGCTGGGGCCGCTCGTCGCGCCCCACATGGCGGAGGCCCTCGACGGACCGCTGCTCGTGGGCCTCGTCGCGGGCACGGTGCTCCTCTTCGTCGGCGTGTGGCTGTCGGTCCGCTACGCGCTGGGCTCGCTCCTCCAGCGCTTCCTTGCCACCGGCAAGGACAACCAGGACCGGAGCGTGGACCGGCTGCTGGGCTTCTTGCTCGGCGCGGGAAAGACGGCCGCCTTCGCGTGGCTGGCCCTCAGCGCGCTCGCCTTCTTCGAGCAGCACGTCATCGTCGCCGGCCGGCGCCTGGGCGTCTCCCCCCACGACTCGCTGGCCGCCCAGGCCGCGCGCCGCTTCAACCTCTTCGAGATGACCCAGTTCGCCCCCATGGACGACATGGTCCAGGTGGCGAAGGCCGCGGGGGACCCGGAGCGCGCGGCCCAGCTCAAGAACGACCCCGCCTACAAGGCCCTGCGCAAGGACCCGCGCTTCCAGCGGCTGCTCCAGGACGACAAGGTGAAGCAGGCGCTCGCGCGAGGAGACACCGCCGCGCTCCTGCGCAATGACCTGGTCCTCCAGCTCATCCAGGACCCGGACGTGGCCGCGCGCCTGGGAGCGGCGGCCCGAGCCTCCGAGCGTCACGACGACGTCACACGTTGA